The window AAGCCAGGCCGTCGGCATGGGCAAGGAACTCGCCGACACTTATGTAGAGGCGCGCGCCGTCTTCGAGGAAGTCGATGAGGCGCTTGGCCAGAAGCTTTCCGACATCATGTGGAATGGCCCGGAGGAAACGCTGACGCTGACGGCGAATGCCCAGCCGGCGCTCATGGCGGTGTCCATGGCGGTCATGCGGGTTCTGGAAGCACGCGGCCTGAAGCTCTCCGACTCCGTTTCTTATGTTGCGGGCCATTCGCTCGGTGAATATTCGGCGCTCTGTGCCGCCGGCACCTTCTCGATTGCCGACACCGCCCGTCTTCTTCGCATCCGCGGCAATGCCATGCAGGCCGCCGTGCCGGTTGGCGAGGGCGCCATGGCGGCGATCATCGGGCTGGAGCACGATGCGGTTTCGGCGATCTGCGGGGAGGCCGCCATTCTTGGCATCTGCCAGATCGCCAATGACAATGGCGGCGGCCAGCTGGTCATTTCCGGATCCAAGGCTGCGGTTGAAAAGGCTGCGGCCATCGCTTCCGAAAAGGGCGCCAAACGCGCCATCATGCTGCCGGTTTCCGCGCCCTTCCACTCGGCGCTGATGGCGCCTGCCGCAGAAGCGATGCGTGAGGCGCTGGCGACCGTCGAAAAGAAAAACCCGGTCGTGCCGGTTATCGCCAATGTGCGCGCCGCTCCCGTTTCCGACGCCAATGAGATCGCCGCCTTGCTGGTTGAGCAGGTGACGGGCCAGGTGCGCTGGCGCGAAACTGTTGAATGGTTCGCCGCCAACAATGTGACGCAGCTTTATGAGATCGGCTCCGGCAAGGTGCTGACGGGCCTTGCCCGCCGCATCGACAAGACGGTGAACGGCGTGGCCGTCAACGGCGCTGCCGATATCGATCAGCTGCTTGCCACTCTCATCGGCTGAGAACAGGCTTACGCCCGTAACGGCTTTCTGTTTTACGATAATTCCCGATGCAAAACCGCTAAAAGGCTTTTTGCGGAATTGCTCTAAAGAAGGAACGGACCATGTTTGATCTGACAGGCCGCAAGGCTCTCGTAACCGGCGCGACCGGCGGTATCGGCGAAGAAATCGCCCGCCTTCTGCACAGCCAGGGCGCAACCGTCGGCCTGCACGGCACGCGCGTTGAAAAGCTCGAAGCGCTGGCGGCGGAACTTGGCGAGCGCGTCAAGATTTTCCCGGCTAACCTTGCCGACCGCGCCGAGGTCAAGGCGCTCGGCGAAAAGGCCGAAGCCGAGCTGGAAGGCGTCGATATCCTCGTCAACAATGCCGGCATCACCAAGGACGGCCTCTTCGTACGCATGAGCGACGAGGACTGGGACAATGTCATCGAAGTGAACCTGACGGCGATGTTCCGCCTGACGCGTGAGCTGACACATCCGATGATGCGCCGCCGTTTCGGCCGCATCATCAACATCACCTCCATCGTCGGCGTCACCGGCAATCCCGGCCAGGCCAACTATTGCGCCTCCAAGGCCGGCATGATCGGTTTTTCGAAGTCGCTGGCGCAGGAAATCGCCACCCGCAACGTCACCGTCAACTGCGTGGCGCCGGGCTTTATCGAAAGCGCCATGACCGGCAAGCTGAATGACAAGCAGAAAGACGCCATCATGGGCGCCATTCCCATGAAGCGCATGGGAACCGGTGCCGAAGTCGCTTCGGCCGTTCTTTATCTGGCTTCCAATGAAGCCGCCTACATGACCGGCCAGACCCTGCACGTCAACGGCGGCATGGCGATGATCTGACGGCGCTCAAGGCCGTCGTTAAAAGGATTGCGGCGCTGTTTAAGCACCTTCTTGGGTAGCTGGCGCCGCAAGGCCTCGCGGGCCGGTTTCCGGCGAAATTGCCTGTCATACGCTGTGCTTAGCGCGTTTTCAGGCTTTTCGACCGGTTGAAACCGTGTTAAGCGGGCCAAGACTGTGAACAGTCGTCCCGGAGAGACAGGAAGCCGTTGCGATTTTGCGTGACGATGTCTAGCTTGGACCGGGTTGAACGGGTTTGCCCGCAGTGCCGGATTTGAACGGCGCATGAGGGCTCTAACAGGGCAGGGTGCCGCGAGGCATTCCCTTCAAAATAAAGGTCGAGGAAACCGACATGAGCGATATCGCAGAACGCGTAAAGAAAATTGTAATTGATCATCTTGGCGTTGACGCCGACAAGGTTGTTGAAGGCGCCAGCTTCATTGACGATCTGGGCGCTGATTCGCTCGATACCGTTGAACTGGTCATGGCTTTCGAAGAAGAATTCGGCGTCGAAATTCCCGACGACGCAGCTGACTCGATCCTGACTGTCGGCGACGCCGTCAAGTTCATCGAGAAGGCACAGGCCTGATCGACCTTCGTGGGGAGGTGAAATACCCTCCCGTCTTGGCCCGGCTTGTCCGGGCCAATATTTTATCGTGAGACGGCACGCGCCGACAATGGTGCGCGTACTGGCTGATATCCGACCTTTCGACCGCAACCGGTCTGCGGCGGGTGTCATGCGAAAACTGAAAAATATTGCATCGTCGCTTGCGCCGCGTTCCATGGCGCCGGGCGCTGCAAAAGACCGATGATTTGGATAAGGGCGGAGCGTTGGCGATGAGGCGTGTCGTTATCACCGGTACCGGCATGGTATCTCCTCTTGGATGCGGAACGGAAGTGACCTGGGAGCGGCTGCTGGCCGGCCAGAATGGCGCCCGTCTCGTGACTGAATTCGAAGTCGAAGACTTGCCAGCCAAGATCGCCTGCCGCATTCCCGTCGGCGATGGCTCCAACGGCACCTTCAATGCCGACGACTGGATGGAAGTCAAAGAACAGCGCAAGATCGATCCGTTCATCCTTTATGGCGTGGCCGCCGCCGACATGGCGCTTGCCGATGCCGGTTGGCATCCCGAAACGGACGAGGACCAGATCGCGACAGGCGTTCTGATCGGTTCCGGCATTGGTGGTCTGGAAGGCATTGTCGAGGCGGGTTATACGCTGCGCGACAAGGGTCCGCGCCGCATTTCTCCATTCTTCATTCCCGGCCGTCTGATCAACCTCGTTTCCGGCCAGGTCTCCATCCGCCACAAGCTGCGCGGACCGAACCATGCCGTTGTGACGGCCTGCTCGACCGGCGCGCACGCCATTGGCGATGCCGCCCGGCTGATCGCTTTCGGCGATGCCGACGTCATGGTCGCGGGTGGCGCCGAATCGCCGGTCTGCCGCATTGCGCTTGCCGGTTTCGCCGCCTGCAAGGCGCTCTCCACCCAGCACAATGACAATCCGGAAAAGGCCTCGCGCCCCTATGACCGTGACCGCGATGGTTTCGTCATGGGTGAAGGTGCGGGCATCGTCGTTCTGGAAGAGCTGGAACATGCCAAGGCGCGCGGCGCGAAGATTTATGCCGAAGTCGTCGGTTATGGCCTTTCCGGTGACGCCTACCACATCACGGCTCCGTCCGAGGACGGCGAGGGTGCCTATCGCTGCATGGCGATGGCGCTGAAGCGCGCAGGTCTCACGCCTGACGATATCGACTATATCAACGCCCACGGCACCTCCACCATGGCCGACACGATCGAGCTTGGTGCCGTCGAGCGGCTCGTGGGCGATTCGGCCCCGAAGATCTCGATGTCGTCGACCAAGTCGGCCACCGGCCATCTTCTCGGTGCGGCGGGTGCGATCGAAGCCATTTTCGCGACGCTTGCGATCCGCGACAACATCGTACCGCCGACATTGAACCTCGATAATCCCGATGTGGAAACGAAGATCGATCTGGTGCCGCACAAGGCGCGCAAGCGTCAGGTCAATGTGGCGCTCTCGAATTCCTTCGGTTTCGGCGGCACCAACGCCTCCCTCGTACTGCGTCGTTACGAAGCCTAGACCATGTCTCCCAAAAATGCGCAGCGGTTTTGGGATAAGGACATGCGGGGACCAGAAGATTAAATCGCGGCGGCCCTTGCCGTCGCGGTTGCGACCCGGTGCCGCAGACCGTTTCAAGCGGGTGCGGCTCCCTCCCGCCGGGCGCATGAGGCGCGCTCTTTCATTTGAAGAACGCATTGCGGCCTGCGAAAGCCATTTCGATTTTCGCGCCGATATTGTAGTCGTTTATGGAAAGTTGGTTGCCGTTTCAGGGTGATCTGCCGCTGCAAACAGCTTCCCTTGACCGGCTTTGCCCGAAACGACGATTCGTGAAGCAAGACAAAGACGACTTCACGATATCTCTATGTGGTGCAGGAAGACATTCCGAACCTGTTTTTGCCGCATTACCTGCGCAAAAAGCGCTGACAACGCCGAACTGAAAAGGACCGACGGTGAGCGACACGAACCAGAACAGCCAGGGACAAAACGGTGCGGGCGAAGGCAATCGCGGCCCGATCATTCCGAAATCCCCGACGGAAGCGCTGCGGCCGGAAAAGGTGCCGGCGCCGCCGAAGCGCTCCCGCAAGGCCCATGGCCAGCTGGTGATCTTCCTGAATTTCCTGATGACGCTTGCGGTTGCCGTCTGCGTTCTGGCCATTGCAGCTTTCTATTACATGATCAATGCGTTCCAGGAGCCAGGCCCGCTGCAGACGAACACGCATTTCACGGTGCGCAACGGCGCCGGTCTCATCGAGATCGCCAATAATCTCGAGCGTAACGATGTCGTATCAAACGCCCGTGTCTTCCGCCTGATGACCGGCAGCTACCTGCAAAAGGACCAGACCCTTAAGGCGGGTGAATACGAGATCAAGGCCGGCGCATCGATGAAAGACATCATGATGCTGCTGGAATCCGGCAAGTCGATTCTTTACTCCGTCTCCCTTCCCGAAGGCCTCACCGTCAAGCAGATGTTCGCGCGTCTTGGAGCAGATGAAGTGCTGGACGGCGAATTGCCCTCGGCCCTGCCGCCGGAAGGCAGCCTGCGCCCCGATACCTACCGCTTCACCCGCGGCACCAAGCGCGAGGAAATCATCAACCAGATGAGTGCCGCGCAGGACAAGCTGATCGACATGATCTGGGAGCGGCGCGACCCCGATTTGCCGATCAAGACGGTCGAGGAATTCGTGACGCTCGCCTCTATCGTGGAAAAGGAAACCGGCAAGGATGACGAGCGCGCCCATGTGGCTTCCGTCTTCTACAACCGTCTGAAGAAGGGCATGCGCCTGCAATCCGACCCGACGATCATCTATGGTCTGTTCGGCGGTGACGGCAAGCCGTCCGACAGGCCGATCTACCAGTCGGACCTGCAGAAGCAGACGCCGTTCAATACCTATGTTATCAAGGGCTTGCCACCGTCTCCTATCGCCAATCCGGGACGTGCCGCACTTGAGGCTGTCGCCAATCCATGGCGTACCGACGACCTCTATTTCGTGGCTGATGGCACGGGCGGTCACGTCTTTGCCAAGACGCTGGACGAGCACAACGCCAATGTGCGCCGCTGGCGTAAGATCGAAGCGGAAAAGGCGGCCGCCGGCGCCAATCCCGATGTTGCCGTGGATGGTCAGCCCGGCGGCGCAGAGGCGGAAAAACCCGCTAACAACTGATAATCCTGACCGGGCCCTGTGATCGCAAGGCCCGGTTTTTTAAAGGCATGATGGGGGCTTTCCAACGATGACATTGCAATCGATGACCGGTTTCGCGCGCAGCGAGGGAACATCCGGCCGTTACCGCTGGGCGTGGGAGCTGCGTTCGGTCAATGGCAAGGGTCTGGATGTGCGCCTGCGTCTGCCGACCGGTCTGGAAGCGCTGGAAACGAGCCTGCGGGAGATCGCCGGTGCGCATCTGTCCCGCGGCAATATCCAGGCGGGATTGACGCTGTCTATTGCGGAAAACCGGCTGGAAGCGGTGATAAACCGCGATGCCCTTGCGGCGGTTCTCGCCCTGAAGAAAGAGCTTGGTGATGTCGTTGACGACAAGCCATTGAGCTTCGATACGTTGCTGTCGCTGCGCGGTCTGGTCGATTTTCGCGAGGCGGAAGATGACGCCGAGGCGCAGGCGGCGCGCAACAGTGATGTACTTGCCGGTTTTGCCGCCGCCGTCGAAAAGCTGAAGGACATGCGCGAGCGGGAAGGTGCTTCCCTGTTTGCCATCCTCTCCGGCCATATCGACAGGATCGAACAGCTTGCCGCCATCATTGAAAACGATCCTTCCCGCCAGCCCGAACAGATCGCCGCACGGCTTGCCCAGCAGATCGCCCTGATCGGCGAGGGCATGCACGGGCTTGATCGTGACCGTCTTCACGCGGAGGCGGCGCTGATCGCCACCAAGGCCGATCTGCGTGAAGAGATCGACCGGCTGCATTCCCATGTACAGGCATCACGCGAGCTTTTGAAAAATGGCGGGCCTGTCGGCCGCAAGCTCGATTTTCTTGCACAGGAATTTAACCGCGAGTCGAATACAATCTGTTCCAAATCGAACGCCAGTGCGGTAACCGCAGCAGGCATAGAGCTGAAAGTGGTTATCGACCAGTTCCGCGAGCAGGTCCAAAATCTGGAGTAGACCCATGGTCCCGATGAACGATTCCCCCGTCACGATTGCCCGTCGAGGGCTGATGCTGGTGATTTCGTCGCCATCGGGCGCGGGCAAATCCACGATCGCCCGCAACCTGCTCGAAAAGGACAAGAATATCAGCCTGTCCGTCAGCGTCACCACGCGCGCGCGCCGTCATAGCGAGATAGAAGGCATCCACTACCACTTCATCTCCAAGCGCGATTTTGAGCGCATGCGCGATAACGAAGAACTGCTGGAATGGGCGGAGGTTCACGGCAATTTTTACGGTACGCCGCGCGAGCCGGTGGAAGTGGCGATGGCTGCCGGACGCGACATGCTGTTCGACATCGACTGGCAGGGTGCCGAACAGCTGCAGGACAAGATGAAGGCGGATGTCGTGTCCATTTTCATCCTGCCGCCGACCATGACAGAGCTGCAATCGCGCCTGCACCGCCGCGCCGAAGACACTGAAGAAGTGATAAAGACCCGGCTCCTCAATTCTCGCTCCGAAATAGAGCACTGGCGCGATTATGACTATGTCATCCTCAATGATGACCTGCAGGCCGCCTTCGAGGCGATCGAGGCGATCGTCAAGGCTGAACGCGTCCGCCGCGACCGCCGCCACGGCATGTTCGATTTCGTGCGCGCATTGCTGGAGGAAGAGCCGCAGCTCTGATCGCTGCGCTCAGGCCGCAATACCTAGCCTGTTTGATGATCATATAGCCATTGACGGGACAGGCGTTCGTCTGCCGCATCTGGCGCCCAGCCATGACCCGTTGTGATCGTCTCCAGCACAACGGTGGCCCCTGCTTTTTCAAGCTGATCTGCCAGATACGGTGCATCCGAAGGGTGCCGCCGCTCGTCATGGGTGCCCGCCAGCAGAAGCGTGGGATATCCGGTCAGGGCCGGAAAATGCTGGCCATGCCGCGGCGATAGCGGCCGAAGCAGAATGGCGCCTCTCGACAGACGGTGATTTTGATAAAGCGTTTCAGCCGCGATGATCGCCCCGTTCGAATATCCAACGAGGAAGGGACGCTCTCCCGTCTTCTGAAACACGACGTCGACGAACCGACAAAGGCTCTCGGCCTGATGTTTCAGATCGTCGAGATCCAGCCGCCTGTCGGGCGTCCTGCGGAAAAATGCGAACCCGTCTTCCCAGGGGATCGCGCCTCTCGGTGCAAAGAGAATTCCATTGGGAAAGACAGAGCGGCCAAACGAAACAAGATCATCTTCCGTCCGGCCAGACCCATGCAGTAACACGACCGCGCAATCAGGATCGTTGGCAGGAGGGTCGAGCTTGTAGCGAAAGCCGGCATTCTCCATGCGCTCGTCCCTCTATTCGACTTCCCTACCGCGCGTCGCCAACGCTTCGCATGGCATTGGAACTTACAGGCTATTCGCCAATATCACGAATTCCTCGACCGACAGCGTTTCCGCCCGGCGTGTCGGATCAATGCCCGCCTTTTCCAGCAGCGCCTCGCCACCAAGACTTTTTACGCTCTGGCGCAGCATCTTGCGACGCTGGCCGAAGGCGGCCTCGGTTACCTTTTCGAGCTTTGCGACATCGCAGGGAAGCGGCTTTTCCTTCGGCAGCAGGTGCACAACGGTGGAGGTGACCTTTGGCGGCGGGCTGAAGGCCTGCGGCGGAACGTCGAAGGCCATTTCCGATACCGTGCGCCAGCCGGCGAGAACGCCGAGGCGGCCATAATGGTTGTCGCCTTCTTCCGCCACGATGCGCTGGCCGACTTCCTTCTGGAACATCAGCGTCATGGAAAGCCAGAAGGGCGGCCATTCTTTCGGCAGAAGCCAGTTGACGAGCAATTGCGTGCCGACATTGTAAGGCAGATTGGCGATGATCCGCACGGGTTCGCCGGCAGGAACCATCGTCTCGAAATCGGTCTTGAGAGCATCGCCCTCAATGACTTCGAGACGTCCGGGATAATGCGCTTCGATTTCGGCGAGCGCCGGCAGGCAGCGGCTGTCACGTTCGACGGCAATGACCTTCTTGGCGCCGAGCGAAAGAATGGCGCGGGTAAGGCCGCCCGGTCCGGGGCCGACCTCGATGACCGTCACGCCCTCAAGCGGCCCTGCCGTTCGGGCGATCTTCTGGGTGAGGTTGAGATCGAACAGGAAATTCTGCCCAAGCGATTTCTTCGCATCCAGTCCATGCCGCTGAATGACATCGCGCAGCGGCGGCAGTCCGTCTATGGCCGCCATTATGCGCTGACCTGGCTGCGGGCGGAAATCTCCGCCGCCATCTTCAGTGCCGCGACCAGACTCGCCTCATTGGCAATACCCTGACCGGCGATGCCGAAGGCTGTGCCATGGTCGGGCGAGGTGCGGATGAAGGGCAGGCCGAGCGTGACATTGACGGAATCGTCAAAGCCGAGCGCCTTGGCCGGAATGAGCGCCTGATCATGATACATGCACACGGCGACATCATAGCGCCGGCGGGCGGCATCGTGGAACATCGTATCGGCGGGCAGGGGGCCGAAAGCATCGATCCCGTCCTTCCGCAACCGAATGGTCGCGGGATGAACCACGTCGCGATCCTCGGTGCCGAGCGCACCGTCCTCGCCCGCATGCGGGTTGAGCCCGGCAACCGCCAGACGCGGCGCCTCGATGCCGAATTTCTGCCGGAGGTCCGCATCGATGATTCGGCAGGTCGTGACGATAAGCTCTTCGGTCAGCGCCACCGGCACGTCTTTGACCGGAATATGGATCGTCACCGGCACGACACGGACTTTGGGTCCGGCGATCATCATGACCGGTGTCACCTGCTTGCCGGTAAGACGCAAGGCAAGATCGGCAAGAAATTCCGTATGGCCGGGGAAACCGAAACCCGCCTCGTAAAGCACGGACTTGGCAATCGGATTGGTAACCACGGCTGAAGCCTTGCCCTCGACCGTCAGGGAAACGGCGGTCTCGATGGCCTTGATCGTTGCATGGGCCGCACCGACATGCGGCTGGCCTGCCTGAACCTCGAAGCCGACGGGAAGAGGAAGCACGGGAAAAGCGTCATCGAACAGGCTGACGGCATTCGCCGCATCGCAGGTCTCGATGTTGACCGGGATGCCGATCAGCGCCGCGCGGCTCGCCACCACATCCGGATCGCCGATGAAGACGAAGGGCGCTACGCCGTTTTCCCGGCGCCTGGCCCAGGCGGTGATGGCGATATCAGGGCCGATACCGGCTGGGTCTCCCTGTGTCAGGGCAAGCGGCAGGGATGCATGTGTCACGGAAAGACCGGCTCTCGTATCAGGTGTTGACGATCTGCGCCTTCTTGCGCAGCTCATCCATATATTTCTTTTCGTTCGGGTTCTCGCCTTCCTTGGCCTTCATCAGGTCTTCGGACTTGAACACCATTTCCGCAGCATAGTCGTCGGAAACCTGACGCTGCTTGCAGATCGCCAGATATTCGACGCCCTTTTCGGTTACGCGCGTGCCGGTGGTGCCACCTTCCTTGGTTTTTTCCACCAACGCCTTCCAGTCTTCCGGCAGTTCGGGGGCAAGAATACGTCCAAGATCCTTGATCGCCACGTCCCGCATGGTCGCAGCGAAGGTCATGGCCTGGTCGCAGCCGGGATAACGCTTGCGCGAGGCTTCGGCTTCGGACTTGCGCTTGCCGGTGATGGAGTTGCGCTTTGATTCCGGGATGACGAAGATCACCTGCTGCAGGAAATATTCCGTTGTGACCGGCTTGTCGCCACGTTCCTTCAGGCGGGTGACGAGATCCTGCGTCGACATCTTGCCACGTGCACCGTAGCGGGCATTGACGAGGCGCGGCCAGCTCATCTGGACGGCAATGAAGGATTTGAAATGGTCGGCGCCGACGCCAGCCTGCGACAGCACCTTGGTCAATTGCTGCGGGGTCATCTTGTTGTTGCCGGCAAAACGCGCAAAAGCGGCATCGACGTCTTCGGTGCTGACCGACATTTTCACGCGGCCGATTTCCTCGCGTTTCAGCGCCTCGTCGACGAGCTGCTCACGGGCTTTTTCATTGAGATTGCCGGACTGGCGCTGCAGCTTCAGGAAGGCGACGCGCTTGGCAATATCGTCATTGGTAATCGGGGTCTTGTTGACGACGATCTTGACGGTGTTATCGGCGAAGGCCTGGCCGGCATAGGGCACAGCGGCCATGGGAACGGCGAATATCGCAAAGGCAAAAGCAGCGCCACGCAAAGCCGTCTTTCCGAAATTCATCATGTCCTTCTCCCTTTCGTCGGTCAGGGTCCTGTTTCCCGTCCCGCCAATCTGTTCTGTCTGACGATGGGGTAATTCTGCACCCCGGCCTTTCAGACCTGCACCTGTGCATCCGCACCGCGAATTTGCCACGTATATACCATCGTGATCCGCAAAACGGCAATGTGTCGGTTGTTGAAAGAAAACCCGATATGGTCTTATGCCAAGCCGACACTGGCGTGTTGTTGCGGCAAAACCGTGACTTTTACTGGCTGAATGGCAAAAAGGCAGACCGCAATGCTGTGCGATCTGCCTTTAAACTCAGTAATTGTTCGGCTTCCAGCCGATATCCATATCGGCCCAGTCTTCGTTTGCAGAGCCGATGCTGACATCGCCAAGCGTACGGAAAGCCAGGCGGGCATTGATCGACCAGTCATTGGCGGCCTGCCGGCTGGAATTGATATTGCCCTCGTCGGAATAGCTGACCGTCAGGATCGTGCACTCATCCTGATAGGCAATGCCGATGCGGCGTTCGGCGGCAAACTTTCCGTTCAGATCGTAATTGATCGAGCCGAACAGCGACCAGTTGTCGTCCATGCGCAATGTGCCTGACGCCTGGATGATATCGCGGTCTTCGTTATAGCCATATTTCGGCTGCGCCTTGACCTGCGTATAGCTGAGCTTGCCGGTGAGGCGGCGGTCCGAATAGCTGATGCCCGTCTCCGACCGGTTGATGTCGAGATCGTCCTTGTCAAGACGCAGGCTCGACGACAGCGAAAGGCCGATCGGCGCATCGAACGCCGCCATGGCGACGTAGTCCGAACGGTCGGATTCGAGGCCGGAATCGGCGCCTGCATTGACGAGATCGTAGGAGGCGAAGGAATTGTCGCCTGCCAGATGGAAGGACTGGCCGGCAATGGCGCGAACGCCGTAGCCATTGTCGAAGGTGCCGTTATAGCGGAAGCCGATATTGGCGCGCGTGCCGCCTTCGATCCGGTCGAAACCGGAGAACTTGTCGCGCTCGAACAGGTTGGTCGCGTCAAACACGAAGGCCTGCGCATCCTCGTTGGGAAGCCGGCCGGCATATTGCTCATTCGGACGCACGAAGATCTGCGCGATCGGTTCGATCACGTGGCTGCTGTTGAGCGCCGTGAAGAGCCAGGGATAACGCACTTCCAGACCACCGGTGACCATGCCGCGAAACGCTGCGTCGTCATGCATCATGCCCTGATAGGCATAGGATGTGCCACCGGAAGTGAAGCTTGCCGGCGACATGTCTGTCCACATCGCATCACCGCGTGCGGCCAGAATTGGCGTGATCTGCAGGCCGCTATCCATCGTGAAGGTGCGTTTCCACTCGGCTTCGGTGGAAAGACGCGTGTAATCACCTTCAAGCCCGTTGAAGCGTGAATAGCCTCCGAGCGCGTAGGCATCCTGTTTGAGACGGGTGATGCTGGTCAGGTTGGTTGTCAGCGAAAGCTCACCGCCATAGACCGGATCCGGCACGAAATAACGGTAGTCGACGACCGGGTGAACGATCGCCTGCTTGCGCTCCAGGGATTCGGTATTGTCCGTATCCTGAACATTGAAATAGTAGCCGCGTGCGTCGAAGCTGTTCCGCTCACCCGTGCCCGTCAAATAAATCTGATTGGTCTGAACGTCGTTCTTGTAACCCTTCAGCCCGTAAGTGCGCGAAAAGTTATTGTCGGTCTGCACCATCGCATCCCAGCCGAATGCCCAGCGGGGATTGATGGTGAAGTCACCCTTGCTGGCGATCATGCCGCGATTATCATTGAGGGCGTCGCTGGTTCCGGCTGTGAAAGTATCGGACTTCTGCTGGCTGATGCCGGCAATCGTGAGCGTGTGCATGCCGGTTTCGAAACGCTGGCGCAATTCCGCCTGCAGAAGCAGACCCTGCGTCGTGTAATATGTCGGCGTGACAGTGACATCCGATGTGTCGGAAAGGACCTGGAAATAGGGCACGCCGATGCCGAAACCGAGATTGTCGGTGATGCTCATCTGCGGGAACAGGAAGCCGGACTTCCGCTTCACCGTATTATCGGGAACCGTCAGGAACGGCACATAGGCGATCGAATGGCCGAAAAGCTGCAGGCGCGCCTTTTCGAGCCGGATCGTATGGGTCTTGCCATCCTGGACGACGCGCTCGGCCTTGACCTGCCACAGCGGCGCTTTTTCAGGCTTGGCGGCGCAAGGCAGACAGGCCGTATAAACGCCGTTGTTGAGGACCATCAGATCGCCTTCGAGGCGCTCGGCGCTTTCGCCCGCGATACGGGTATTGTCCGGGGTCTCGACACGCAACGCATTGACGAAGCCCTGACCGAAATCGTCAGTGACGTCCATCTCGTCGGCATAAATCTTGTTGCCGCCCGGCTCGATCAATTCGATGTTGCCATGGGCGATCACGCGGCCGGTCTGCTGATTATATTCCACTTGCTGGGCCACCATGCGGTAGCCCGAATACTTCATGCGAACCACGCCCTTCGCGATCACGCGCTGGGAATCGCGATTATAGGTCAGTTCATTTGCTGTAAGCAGGAGTTTCGAATCGTCTTGGCTTGCCGACGCGAGCAATCCATCCTGGCCGAAAGCGACCGGGCTGGATGCCAAATACGCGCACACAGCGGCACCTGTCAGAAGGGCCGTCCAAAGCCGCCTGATATTCCCGCGGTCATATACCGCCACTAGCCGTCCTCCTGATGAAGCAGAATGGTTGCCCCCAAAGCCAACGCCACGATAACTGGAACCCAGACCGCGACGGTGGGAGGGACAACACCACCACTCCCGAATGCCCTTACGAGCACGGTTACTACATAAAGCACGAAGCCGGAAACGATTCCACCCAGAATCACGGAGCGCGACTGGGCGAAGCGGCTGAACTTTAATGAAACGGTCGCGGCGATCAAGGTCATCGCAACCAGAAGCAGGGGCGTCGATAGCAGGAAATGATACTGCGTCTCAAGCGCCTTTGAAGATAGTCCAAAAGACTTTGCAACTTCGATCTTGTGAGAAAGGTCAAAGAAAGCAACGGTTTCCGTCTGGGTCATCCGTTCCTGGACGAATTCCCGTCTCAGATTGGTACTGATCCGCACACTCTCTTGCCGAACTGGCACATGGCCGGCGCGCGTTTCCGTAACGCCGTTAAGAAGCCAGTAACCATCTTCCAACTTTGCCGACTTAGCATCCTGCCGCGAGACGATGTTTCCGTCCTTGTCGAGGTGGATGAGA is drawn from Agrobacterium tumefaciens and contains these coding sequences:
- the gmk gene encoding guanylate kinase encodes the protein MVPMNDSPVTIARRGLMLVISSPSGAGKSTIARNLLEKDKNISLSVSVTTRARRHSEIEGIHYHFISKRDFERMRDNEELLEWAEVHGNFYGTPREPVEVAMAAGRDMLFDIDWQGAEQLQDKMKADVVSIFILPPTMTELQSRLHRRAEDTEEVIKTRLLNSRSEIEHWRDYDYVILNDDLQAAFEAIEAIVKAERVRRDRRHGMFDFVRALLEEEPQL
- a CDS encoding alpha/beta hydrolase is translated as MENAGFRYKLDPPANDPDCAVVLLHGSGRTEDDLVSFGRSVFPNGILFAPRGAIPWEDGFAFFRRTPDRRLDLDDLKHQAESLCRFVDVVFQKTGERPFLVGYSNGAIIAAETLYQNHRLSRGAILLRPLSPRHGQHFPALTGYPTLLLAGTHDERRHPSDAPYLADQLEKAGATVVLETITTGHGWAPDAADERLSRQWLYDHQTG
- the rsmA gene encoding 16S rRNA (adenine(1518)-N(6)/adenine(1519)-N(6))-dimethyltransferase RsmA, translating into MAAIDGLPPLRDVIQRHGLDAKKSLGQNFLFDLNLTQKIARTAGPLEGVTVIEVGPGPGGLTRAILSLGAKKVIAVERDSRCLPALAEIEAHYPGRLEVIEGDALKTDFETMVPAGEPVRIIANLPYNVGTQLLVNWLLPKEWPPFWLSMTLMFQKEVGQRIVAEEGDNHYGRLGVLAGWRTVSEMAFDVPPQAFSPPPKVTSTVVHLLPKEKPLPCDVAKLEKVTEAAFGQRRKMLRQSVKSLGGEALLEKAGIDPTRRAETLSVEEFVILANSL
- the pdxA gene encoding 4-hydroxythreonine-4-phosphate dehydrogenase PdxA, whose product is MTHASLPLALTQGDPAGIGPDIAITAWARRRENGVAPFVFIGDPDVVASRAALIGIPVNIETCDAANAVSLFDDAFPVLPLPVGFEVQAGQPHVGAAHATIKAIETAVSLTVEGKASAVVTNPIAKSVLYEAGFGFPGHTEFLADLALRLTGKQVTPVMMIAGPKVRVVPVTIHIPVKDVPVALTEELIVTTCRIIDADLRQKFGIEAPRLAVAGLNPHAGEDGALGTEDRDVVHPATIRLRKDGIDAFGPLPADTMFHDAARRRYDVAVCMYHDQALIPAKALGFDDSVNVTLGLPFIRTSPDHGTAFGIAGQGIANEASLVAALKMAAEISARSQVSA
- a CDS encoding peptidylprolyl isomerase, producing the protein MMNFGKTALRGAAFAFAIFAVPMAAVPYAGQAFADNTVKIVVNKTPITNDDIAKRVAFLKLQRQSGNLNEKAREQLVDEALKREEIGRVKMSVSTEDVDAAFARFAGNNKMTPQQLTKVLSQAGVGADHFKSFIAVQMSWPRLVNARYGARGKMSTQDLVTRLKERGDKPVTTEYFLQQVIFVIPESKRNSITGKRKSEAEASRKRYPGCDQAMTFAATMRDVAIKDLGRILAPELPEDWKALVEKTKEGGTTGTRVTEKGVEYLAICKQRQVSDDYAAEMVFKSEDLMKAKEGENPNEKKYMDELRKKAQIVNT